The Microbulbifer hydrolyticus genome has a segment encoding these proteins:
- the ald gene encoding alanine dehydrogenase gives MLIGVPKEIKNHEYRIGLTPASVRELVGHGHDVIVQKDGGSAIGFTDEMYEQAGAKIIDSAEEIFATAEMIVKVKEPQPHECEMLRPGQLLYTYLHLAPDPKQTELLVKSGATCIAYETVTDRFGGLPLLAPMSEVAGRMSVQCGAHHLEKAQGGLGVLLGGVPGVAPAKVLIIGGGVVGTQAAKMALGMGADVTILDRSLPRLRQLDDIFGGAVRTEYSTNDAIEKHALEADLVVGAVLIPGAAAPKLLTRDHISRMKKGAVVVDVAIDQGGCFETSKATTHQEPTYVVDGVVHYCVANMPGGVARTSTMALNNATLPFAVALANKGAKQALLDDANLLEGLNVHAGMVTYKAVADVLGYEYVDPKLALQKSAVDSDVAA, from the coding sequence GGCCAGCGTACGTGAGCTGGTTGGCCACGGCCACGACGTAATCGTGCAAAAAGACGGCGGTTCAGCCATCGGCTTTACCGACGAAATGTATGAGCAGGCGGGTGCCAAGATCATCGACAGTGCGGAAGAGATCTTCGCGACTGCAGAGATGATCGTTAAGGTGAAAGAACCTCAGCCGCACGAGTGCGAAATGCTGCGCCCCGGCCAGCTGCTGTACACCTACCTGCACCTCGCGCCAGATCCCAAGCAGACTGAGCTGCTGGTTAAGTCCGGTGCGACCTGTATCGCTTATGAAACCGTAACCGACCGCTTTGGCGGCCTGCCGCTGCTGGCGCCGATGTCTGAAGTTGCCGGCCGTATGTCCGTACAGTGTGGCGCGCATCATCTGGAAAAAGCCCAGGGTGGCCTCGGTGTACTGCTGGGCGGCGTGCCCGGTGTAGCGCCGGCGAAAGTGCTGATTATCGGTGGCGGTGTTGTGGGTACGCAGGCGGCCAAGATGGCTCTGGGTATGGGCGCCGATGTGACCATCCTCGATCGCTCCCTGCCGCGTCTGCGTCAGCTGGACGATATCTTTGGTGGCGCTGTGCGCACTGAATACTCCACCAACGACGCAATCGAGAAGCACGCGCTGGAAGCGGACCTGGTTGTCGGCGCGGTGCTGATCCCGGGCGCTGCAGCACCCAAGCTGCTGACTCGCGACCATATCAGCCGCATGAAGAAAGGCGCTGTTGTAGTGGACGTGGCGATCGACCAGGGCGGTTGTTTCGAAACCTCCAAGGCGACCACCCACCAGGAGCCGACCTACGTGGTAGACGGCGTGGTGCACTACTGTGTAGCGAACATGCCGGGCGGTGTTGCCCGTACCTCCACCATGGCCCTGAACAACGCCACCCTGCCATTCGCAGTGGCACTGGCGAACAAGGGCGCCAAGCAGGCACTGCTCGACGACGCCAACCTGCTGGAAGGCCTGAACGTGCACGCCGGTATGGTGACCTACAAGGCAGTGGCGGATGTACTGGGTTACGAATATGTAGATCCGAAACTGGCGCTGCAGAAATCCGCAGTAGATTCTGACGTGGCCGCTTGA
- a CDS encoding 6-carboxytetrahydropterin synthase: MHLFVDSLTNVDFSYLHRSRGIVGETWLANAALDGALDHQGMVCDFGIVKKTLRTWLDTELDHRLLVPTLSPLLALKQNEEGIHLDWKLDGGDIISVSGPAQAFALVAVESITPDSVAAWCVGELDGIFPTSVDQLQLDFTSEPIDTPFYHYSHGLKKHDGNCQRIAHGHRSRIRIDVDGQRSPQLEAQWAKRWKDIYLGTREDLEKEAGGILHFAYRAHQGAFTLTIPVERCEVLDCDTTVEQLAQYIADQLAAEHPGQEVRVRAFEGIGKGAVASAKR; encoded by the coding sequence ATGCACCTGTTCGTCGACAGCCTTACTAACGTGGACTTCAGTTATCTCCACCGCAGCCGCGGCATTGTTGGTGAAACCTGGTTGGCCAATGCCGCACTCGACGGCGCACTGGATCACCAGGGCATGGTGTGCGATTTCGGCATCGTCAAAAAGACCCTGCGAACCTGGCTGGATACGGAGCTGGATCACCGCCTGCTGGTACCAACCCTGTCACCCCTGTTGGCACTGAAGCAGAACGAGGAAGGTATCCACCTGGACTGGAAGCTGGACGGTGGCGACATTATTTCGGTGAGCGGGCCCGCACAGGCGTTTGCCCTGGTAGCGGTAGAGTCGATAACGCCTGACTCGGTGGCGGCCTGGTGCGTTGGCGAACTGGACGGTATTTTTCCGACCAGCGTTGACCAGTTGCAGCTGGATTTCACCAGCGAACCCATCGACACCCCCTTTTACCACTACAGCCACGGTCTGAAAAAGCACGACGGCAACTGCCAACGTATCGCCCATGGCCACCGCTCACGCATCCGCATTGATGTGGACGGACAGCGCAGCCCGCAGCTGGAAGCGCAATGGGCCAAGCGCTGGAAAGATATCTACCTGGGTACACGCGAAGACCTGGAGAAGGAAGCCGGAGGAATTCTGCACTTTGCCTACCGCGCGCATCAGGGGGCGTTCACCCTCACCATCCCCGTGGAACGCTGTGAAGTCCTCGACTGCGATACCACCGTCGAGCAGCTGGCGCAGTACATCGCCGATCAGCTTGCCGCTGAACACCCAGGGCAGGAGGTTCGCGTCCGCGCCTTTGAGGGTATCGGCAAGGGGGCCGTCGCCTCCGCGAAGCGCTGA
- a CDS encoding acetoacetate--CoA ligase, which yields MDQFRRRVNESHQQSLPDYSALYQWSVDNRETFWGELWDFGEVVASARGERVLGKDAMPGAEWFPDARLNFAENLLRFRDDRVALIERLENGGRRQLTYAQLFEEVERLASALVGAGVGKGDRVAGFMPNIMDTVVAMLATTSLGAIWTSCSPDFGINGVLDRFGQVEPKVLFACEGYYYNGKTIDSLPRLAQIVEQIESIQQLVVVPVARDAVQTAEAIDGLDRAITLGAFTEAAPARALTFEQTEFNHPLYIMYSSGTTGVPKCIVHGVGGTLLQHIKEHRLHTDISRDDTLFYFTTCGWMMWNWLVSGLACGATLVLYDGSPFYPAAQCLWDMADEENISVFGTSAKYIAALEKAGCKPRETHKLERLRAVLSTGSPLAHEGFRYVYRDIKSDVCLSSISGGTDIVSCFALGNPALPVYPGELQCRGLGMAVEVWNDDGKSVLEDKGELVCASSFPCMPIGFWNDPDGSKYHGAYFENWPGVWAHGDYAEITEHGGVIIYGRSDAVLNPGGVRIGTAEIYRQVEKVEEVLDSICIGQEWRDDVRVVLFVVLREGLSLDDDLIQKIRTTIRANTTPRHVPAKVIQVTDIPRTISGKIVELAVRNVVHGKPVKNQEALANPEALKLFENLPELAGE from the coding sequence ATGGATCAGTTTCGCCGCCGGGTGAATGAGAGCCATCAGCAGTCCCTGCCGGATTACAGTGCCCTGTATCAGTGGTCAGTGGACAACCGGGAGACTTTCTGGGGCGAGCTGTGGGATTTCGGTGAAGTTGTCGCCAGCGCGCGCGGCGAGCGGGTGCTGGGGAAAGACGCCATGCCGGGCGCAGAGTGGTTTCCCGATGCACGACTGAATTTTGCAGAAAACCTGCTGCGTTTCCGCGATGACCGCGTTGCGCTGATCGAGCGTCTGGAAAACGGCGGCCGCCGCCAGCTCACCTACGCGCAGCTGTTCGAGGAGGTGGAGCGCCTCGCATCGGCACTGGTTGGTGCCGGTGTCGGTAAGGGCGACCGCGTCGCGGGATTCATGCCGAATATCATGGACACCGTAGTGGCGATGCTGGCGACCACCAGCCTCGGCGCCATCTGGACCTCCTGCTCGCCGGATTTCGGTATTAATGGCGTACTGGACCGGTTTGGCCAGGTCGAGCCGAAGGTCCTGTTCGCCTGTGAAGGCTACTACTACAACGGCAAAACCATCGACTCCCTGCCGCGCCTGGCGCAGATCGTGGAGCAGATCGAGTCCATCCAGCAGCTGGTGGTGGTCCCGGTTGCGCGCGATGCCGTGCAGACTGCCGAGGCCATAGACGGCCTTGATCGGGCTATCACGCTGGGTGCCTTTACTGAAGCAGCGCCGGCGCGTGCGTTGACCTTCGAGCAGACGGAGTTCAACCACCCGCTGTACATCATGTATTCCTCCGGTACCACCGGCGTGCCCAAGTGCATTGTGCACGGGGTTGGTGGCACCTTGCTGCAGCATATTAAAGAGCACCGCCTGCACACGGACATCTCCCGCGACGACACACTGTTTTACTTCACTACCTGCGGCTGGATGATGTGGAACTGGCTGGTAAGCGGACTGGCCTGTGGCGCCACTCTGGTATTGTACGATGGCTCCCCGTTCTATCCCGCGGCCCAGTGCCTGTGGGATATGGCCGATGAAGAAAACATCAGTGTGTTCGGTACCAGCGCCAAATATATCGCCGCACTGGAGAAGGCGGGCTGCAAACCGCGAGAAACCCACAAGCTCGAGCGCTTGCGTGCAGTGCTCTCTACCGGCTCCCCGCTGGCGCATGAGGGCTTCCGCTACGTGTATCGGGATATCAAATCAGATGTGTGCCTGTCGTCCATCTCCGGTGGTACCGACATCGTCTCCTGCTTTGCCCTGGGTAATCCGGCGCTGCCGGTGTACCCCGGTGAACTTCAGTGCCGGGGGCTCGGCATGGCGGTCGAGGTATGGAATGACGATGGGAAATCAGTGCTGGAAGACAAGGGCGAGCTGGTGTGCGCCAGCTCCTTCCCGTGCATGCCCATCGGGTTCTGGAACGACCCGGATGGCAGCAAGTACCACGGCGCCTATTTTGAAAACTGGCCCGGCGTCTGGGCACACGGCGACTACGCGGAAATTACCGAGCACGGTGGCGTAATCATTTACGGTCGTTCCGATGCGGTTCTGAATCCCGGTGGTGTGCGTATTGGCACCGCGGAAATCTACCGACAGGTGGAAAAGGTGGAAGAGGTGCTGGACAGCATCTGCATCGGCCAGGAGTGGCGGGACGATGTGCGTGTGGTGCTGTTTGTAGTGCTGCGCGAAGGCCTGAGTCTGGATGACGACCTTATCCAGAAAATACGAACCACCATCCGAGCCAATACCACGCCGAGGCATGTACCCGCGAAAGTGATCCAGGTGACGGATATCCCGCGTACTATCAGTGGCAAAATCGTCGAGCTGGCGGTGCGCAATGTGGTGCACGGGAAGCCGGTAAAGAACCAGGAAGCGCTGGCCAACCCGGAGGCGCTCAAGCTGTTCGAAAACCTCCCGGAGCTCGCTGGCGAGTGA
- a CDS encoding 16S rRNA (uracil(1498)-N(3))-methyltransferase: MNLILLEPGDFPEAGPSGEAGAPAVATLRERRFQHIAEVHRANVGDTLKVGLLDGQIGEGLVVERSDTHITLEVSLHRAPPPPLPLTLILALPRPKMLKRTIQHATALGVKKLYLINAYRVEKSYWQSPWLAEGKLREQCVLGLEQAVDTAMPQIELRKRFKPFVEDELPEIAAGSRKLVAHPVTDTPCPVDIPDQTTLAVGPEGGFIPYEVERLQEAGFESVHLGPRILRVETALPVLLARLFPGR; the protein is encoded by the coding sequence GTGAACCTGATCCTTCTAGAGCCCGGCGATTTTCCTGAAGCCGGTCCATCGGGTGAGGCAGGCGCACCGGCCGTCGCCACCCTCCGCGAACGTCGCTTCCAGCATATTGCCGAGGTGCACCGCGCTAATGTGGGCGACACACTGAAGGTTGGCCTGCTCGACGGACAGATCGGTGAAGGCCTGGTCGTCGAGCGTAGCGACACGCACATCACCCTCGAAGTCTCACTGCATCGTGCGCCGCCACCTCCGCTGCCTCTCACGCTGATCCTTGCACTACCCCGCCCCAAGATGCTCAAGCGCACCATCCAGCATGCCACCGCGCTCGGGGTAAAGAAGCTGTATCTGATCAATGCCTACCGGGTAGAAAAATCCTACTGGCAAAGTCCCTGGCTGGCCGAGGGCAAGTTGCGGGAACAGTGTGTGCTGGGGCTGGAGCAGGCGGTGGATACCGCAATGCCACAAATTGAATTACGCAAGCGCTTCAAGCCTTTTGTAGAGGACGAGCTGCCCGAAATTGCCGCCGGATCCCGCAAGCTGGTGGCGCACCCGGTTACCGACACCCCCTGCCCGGTCGACATCCCGGATCAGACCACGCTGGCGGTGGGACCGGAAGGCGGATTCATACCCTATGAGGTGGAGAGGCTTCAGGAAGCCGGCTTCGAGTCCGTGCATCTGGGGCCGAGAATCCTGCGGGTGGAAACTGCGCTGCCGGTGCTGCTGGCACGCCTGTTTCCCGGCCGGTAA
- a CDS encoding Dps family protein, translated as MSNIDIGIGEKDREQVAEGLKRLLADSYTLYLQTHNFHWNVTGRLFRELHLMFEEHYTELAVAVDDIAERIRTLDVVAPGTYKAFAELSSIKEVEDVPAAEEMVRILTQGHEQVVKTCREVLKAAQDADDESTAALVGDRMRVHEKTAWMLRATAE; from the coding sequence ATGAGCAATATTGATATCGGTATTGGTGAAAAAGATCGCGAACAGGTTGCAGAGGGACTGAAGCGTCTGCTTGCTGATTCCTACACGCTGTACCTGCAGACCCATAACTTCCACTGGAACGTTACCGGTCGCCTGTTCCGCGAGCTGCACCTGATGTTCGAAGAGCATTACACCGAATTGGCTGTGGCTGTAGACGACATCGCCGAACGCATTCGTACCCTGGATGTCGTCGCTCCGGGCACCTACAAGGCGTTTGCCGAACTCAGTTCGATCAAGGAAGTGGAGGATGTGCCCGCTGCCGAGGAAATGGTGCGCATCCTGACGCAGGGTCATGAGCAGGTCGTGAAGACGTGTCGTGAAGTGCTGAAAGCGGCGCAGGACGCGGACGATGAATCCACTGCGGCACTCGTCGGCGACCGCATGCGGGTGCATGAAAAAACAGCGTGGATGTTGCGCGCTACCGCCGAGTGA
- a CDS encoding LysR family transcriptional regulator, whose amino-acid sequence MSATIKQLRAFAAVARTRSLAEASAQLHVSQPAISIAIRSLEESLGGHLFSRDGRQLVLTPEGAQFVERAQQLLHNWDSTLDAVQQRFRLQQGQLSIAAIPAFALNQLPALLERFHRRHPDINIVLEDIVMERVVSAVQDGRAELGISFRPDDLGNLAFTPIADDRFIAVLPPGHRYGKKERVRWQDLAQEPFIAMNRGSAVRRWTDAAFAQANSGEHPPRLLCEANQLSTIGRLVQSGLGVSAVPSLCEKQMRDYGLECKRLTTPEVVHQVGILTRSSGGLSTAAAAFKATATGD is encoded by the coding sequence GTGAGCGCGACCATCAAACAGCTACGGGCCTTCGCTGCCGTGGCCCGTACCCGCAGCCTGGCCGAGGCGAGTGCACAGCTGCATGTCTCACAGCCGGCCATTTCCATTGCCATCCGCAGCCTTGAGGAGTCCCTGGGCGGCCATCTGTTCAGCCGCGACGGACGGCAACTGGTGCTGACGCCAGAGGGCGCCCAGTTTGTAGAGCGCGCCCAACAGCTGCTCCACAACTGGGACAGTACCCTGGACGCGGTGCAACAGCGCTTCCGGCTACAGCAGGGCCAGCTGTCGATTGCTGCCATTCCGGCATTTGCCCTGAATCAGTTACCCGCTCTGCTGGAAAGATTTCATCGGCGACACCCGGATATCAATATCGTGCTGGAGGACATTGTGATGGAGCGGGTGGTGAGCGCGGTGCAGGACGGGCGCGCCGAACTGGGGATCAGTTTCCGCCCGGACGATCTCGGCAACCTCGCGTTTACCCCCATCGCCGACGACCGCTTTATCGCCGTACTGCCACCGGGGCACCGGTACGGCAAGAAGGAACGTGTGCGCTGGCAGGATCTTGCGCAAGAACCATTCATTGCCATGAATCGGGGATCTGCGGTGCGGCGATGGACGGATGCCGCCTTCGCACAAGCCAATTCCGGGGAACACCCTCCCCGCCTCCTGTGCGAAGCCAACCAGCTCAGCACGATTGGCAGACTGGTGCAGTCCGGACTCGGTGTCAGCGCCGTCCCCAGCCTGTGTGAGAAGCAGATGCGCGACTACGGGCTGGAGTGTAAACGTCTGACCACACCGGAAGTGGTGCACCAGGTCGGCATCCTGACCCGCAGTAGCGGCGGCCTCTCCACCGCGGCGGCCGCATTTAAAGCGACCGCCACCGGAGATTAA
- a CDS encoding PadR family transcriptional regulator, with product MGQAPEKLDRLVMEVRRGALTLAVLLALREPHYGYSLRKSLGAKGLDIDEGTLYPLLRRLEDQGLLRSHWQQQEGRKRRFYQIDEGGEVALAQMRAEWRGLNHVIGQLGG from the coding sequence ATGGGACAGGCACCGGAAAAACTCGACAGGTTGGTGATGGAAGTGCGGCGGGGTGCGCTCACCCTGGCGGTGCTGCTGGCGCTGCGCGAGCCGCACTATGGCTACTCCCTGCGTAAAAGCCTGGGGGCAAAGGGGCTGGACATCGACGAGGGCACACTCTATCCGCTGCTGCGCCGTCTGGAAGACCAGGGGTTGTTGCGTAGCCACTGGCAGCAGCAGGAGGGGCGCAAGCGACGTTTCTACCAGATCGACGAGGGGGGAGAGGTTGCGCTCGCACAAATGCGCGCGGAGTGGCGGGGACTGAACCATGTGATTGGCCAGCTGGGTGGATAG
- a CDS encoding autotransporter assembly complex protein TamA translates to MATCVLLGALFLVAPQQGHALPFFDNLPKFKVRVSENRELQDWLKDQLKEQRKSSSVLKSYEDPLDVARFERGTLEKLLRSRGYYDGRVRQSVSDGEILYRVVPGRIYRISSLDLRMPARLKAGFPGVGLSEGDPLEAEKVTEGVKRIETYLAENACLLNVDVSYQATVVHSEHAARLEYRVAKSPEVNVGQIYVEGLTTVDEDFLRKRLKLEEGDCFSRGKMDAAKLRLLRTNLIAGVNAEVSEPNAGIVDITFLVIERKHRTIRLGVGYSSDDGGGASAGWEHRNILGRGEKIEVETRAYEVTQSLKTELLVPRFFRDDQDFAAKAEAENEDRDSYQAESITIGGTISRRQTKHRTFSVGSALKFSRVQEEGEESENYNLLSFPLGVKIDTTDNLLDAHRGATIALEVKPYFDLRSSGTQFTKNTLVMTGYHTFEETRFDPTVALRIKAGVISGADNLEIPADERFYAGGGGSVRGYAYQALGPRRLIPPTEPGELPKLSDPIGGRGLSEISLEGRFRFTKSWGGVFFVDGGNAYADPQPSFDDLYWGAGFGVRYMTSFAPLRFDIAFPLDRREGLDDSRYQVYVSLGQAF, encoded by the coding sequence ATGGCGACCTGTGTGTTGCTTGGCGCTCTATTTCTGGTGGCGCCGCAGCAGGGGCACGCCCTGCCATTTTTCGACAACCTGCCGAAGTTCAAGGTGCGGGTATCCGAGAACCGTGAACTGCAGGATTGGTTGAAAGACCAGCTGAAAGAGCAGCGCAAATCCAGCAGCGTACTCAAATCCTACGAAGATCCTTTAGATGTGGCCCGTTTTGAGCGCGGCACACTGGAAAAGCTCCTGCGCTCGCGCGGCTATTACGATGGCCGCGTGCGTCAGTCGGTTAGTGACGGTGAAATTCTTTACCGGGTGGTGCCCGGGCGGATCTACCGTATCAGCAGCCTCGACCTCCGCATGCCGGCACGACTCAAAGCCGGTTTTCCCGGCGTCGGCCTGAGTGAAGGCGATCCGCTGGAGGCGGAGAAGGTTACCGAAGGCGTCAAGCGTATCGAAACTTATCTGGCAGAGAACGCCTGCCTGCTGAATGTGGACGTAAGCTACCAGGCCACGGTCGTGCACAGCGAGCACGCCGCCAGGCTCGAGTACCGCGTGGCCAAGAGCCCGGAGGTGAATGTCGGGCAGATCTATGTGGAGGGTTTGACCACCGTCGACGAGGACTTCCTGCGCAAGCGTCTGAAGCTGGAGGAGGGTGACTGTTTCTCCCGCGGTAAAATGGATGCTGCCAAGCTTCGTCTGCTGCGCACCAACCTGATTGCTGGGGTAAATGCCGAGGTATCCGAACCGAATGCGGGCATTGTGGATATCACCTTCCTGGTTATCGAACGCAAGCACCGAACCATCCGTCTGGGGGTAGGGTATTCGTCTGATGATGGTGGTGGCGCATCGGCCGGCTGGGAACATCGTAATATTCTCGGTCGCGGTGAAAAAATTGAAGTAGAAACCCGGGCTTATGAGGTCACTCAATCGCTTAAGACCGAGTTACTGGTACCGCGATTTTTTCGCGATGACCAGGACTTCGCCGCAAAGGCAGAGGCTGAGAACGAAGACCGGGATTCTTACCAGGCAGAATCGATCACCATTGGCGGTACGATCTCTCGCCGCCAAACCAAACATCGCACCTTCAGTGTCGGTAGTGCGCTCAAGTTCAGCCGGGTGCAGGAAGAGGGTGAAGAGAGTGAAAATTACAATCTCCTGTCTTTCCCGCTCGGTGTCAAAATCGACACCACTGATAACCTGCTCGACGCCCACCGGGGCGCGACGATCGCACTGGAAGTGAAACCCTACTTCGATCTCAGGAGTAGCGGGACGCAATTTACCAAAAACACCCTGGTGATGACCGGTTACCACACGTTTGAAGAAACCCGGTTTGATCCGACGGTAGCACTGCGTATCAAGGCCGGTGTCATTAGCGGGGCCGACAACCTGGAAATTCCCGCGGATGAGCGCTTTTATGCTGGTGGTGGCGGATCCGTTCGCGGTTATGCCTACCAGGCGCTCGGGCCGCGGCGTCTGATCCCGCCAACGGAGCCGGGTGAACTCCCGAAACTCTCTGACCCGATCGGCGGGCGAGGGTTGAGCGAAATATCGCTGGAAGGGCGCTTTCGTTTTACCAAAAGCTGGGGCGGCGTTTTTTTTGTTGATGGCGGTAACGCCTATGCGGACCCACAGCCCAGTTTTGATGATCTTTACTGGGGCGCAGGCTTCGGTGTGCGCTATATGACGTCGTTTGCACCCCTGCGGTTTGACATCGCTTTCCCGCTGGATCGGCGGGAAGGTCTGGACGATAGCCGCTATCAGGTTTATGTCAGTCTCGGACAGGCGTTCTGA
- a CDS encoding M2 family metallopeptidase, with translation MKKLALVIAVAVAVAAAAGCDNGNDRSEAQSPAPSSAAEVSSGADSTEASAAAEAGSTSDALDAEGAKAFLQSAQDRLEKVAEEVSHASWLASTYINVDSQFTEALAVERYTGLAVELAQEAAKFDDVQLDPETRRMLTMLKQGLVFPAPNDPKLTAELAQIGSKMQGMYGAGKYCPDESAGEDSATGEDKGKCYTLTEMGQMMANSRDPELLKDLWVGWRKVSPPMKPLYERQVEIGNAGAKELGYDNLSVMWRSKYDMPADEFAADMDNQWGKVKPLYEALHCHVRAKLNEHYGDEVAPASGKIPAHLLGNMWAQQWGNVYEIVKDDDMEAPYDLTKLVVDSGMSEKDMVKAGETFFTSLGFKPLPETFWERSQFVQPRDRDVVCHASAWNLDGQDDIRIKMCINKTGEDLVTIHHELGHNFYQRIYNQQPFLYKEGANDGFHEAVGDTIALSITPKYLKQIGLLDEIPGEEKDIGYLMQQALDKIAFLPFGLLVDKWRWQVFNGEVAPGDYNKAWWKLREEYQGIEAPVQRSEANFDPGAKYHIPGNTPYSRYFLAHIQQYQFHRALCEAAGETGPLHRCSIFKNDAAGKKLRNMLAMGASKPWPDAMEALTGQRELDASAIVDYFQPLMAYLQEQNKDRQCGW, from the coding sequence ATGAAAAAATTAGCCTTGGTTATCGCCGTTGCCGTTGCCGTTGCCGCTGCGGCTGGCTGTGATAACGGAAACGACAGATCTGAAGCCCAATCGCCCGCGCCATCTTCCGCCGCAGAAGTTTCCTCCGGCGCGGATAGCACCGAAGCGAGCGCTGCCGCCGAGGCCGGTAGTACCAGTGATGCTCTGGACGCCGAGGGTGCCAAGGCCTTTTTACAGAGCGCGCAGGATCGGCTGGAGAAGGTGGCAGAAGAGGTCAGTCACGCGAGTTGGCTGGCCTCCACCTATATCAACGTCGATTCTCAGTTCACCGAGGCGTTGGCCGTGGAGCGCTATACCGGTCTCGCGGTAGAGCTGGCGCAAGAGGCGGCAAAGTTCGATGACGTGCAGCTGGACCCGGAAACCCGCCGCATGCTCACCATGCTGAAGCAGGGGCTGGTATTTCCTGCGCCGAACGATCCCAAGCTGACGGCGGAGCTGGCGCAGATTGGCTCGAAAATGCAGGGAATGTACGGGGCCGGCAAATACTGCCCGGATGAGAGCGCCGGCGAAGACAGTGCTACGGGTGAAGATAAAGGTAAGTGCTACACCCTGACGGAGATGGGCCAGATGATGGCCAACAGCCGCGATCCCGAGCTGCTCAAAGATCTGTGGGTTGGTTGGCGCAAGGTATCGCCGCCGATGAAGCCGTTGTACGAGCGTCAGGTGGAAATCGGCAATGCCGGTGCGAAAGAGCTGGGGTATGACAACCTCAGCGTAATGTGGCGCTCCAAGTACGATATGCCGGCGGACGAGTTTGCGGCCGATATGGATAACCAGTGGGGCAAGGTAAAGCCGCTGTATGAAGCCCTTCATTGCCATGTTCGAGCCAAACTGAATGAACATTACGGCGACGAAGTCGCCCCGGCCAGTGGCAAAATTCCGGCGCATCTGTTGGGCAACATGTGGGCGCAGCAGTGGGGCAATGTGTACGAGATCGTCAAAGACGATGATATGGAAGCGCCTTACGATCTCACCAAGCTGGTTGTGGATTCCGGCATGAGTGAAAAAGACATGGTAAAGGCGGGCGAGACCTTCTTTACCTCTCTTGGATTCAAGCCTCTGCCAGAAACTTTCTGGGAGCGTTCCCAGTTTGTGCAGCCCCGCGACCGCGATGTGGTGTGCCACGCAAGTGCGTGGAACCTGGATGGCCAGGATGATATCCGTATCAAGATGTGCATCAATAAAACCGGCGAAGACCTGGTAACCATTCACCACGAGCTGGGGCACAACTTTTACCAGCGGATCTACAACCAGCAGCCTTTCCTTTACAAGGAGGGGGCTAATGATGGCTTCCACGAAGCGGTCGGGGATACCATTGCCCTTTCCATTACGCCGAAATACCTGAAACAAATCGGTTTGCTCGATGAGATTCCCGGTGAAGAAAAAGATATCGGATACCTGATGCAGCAGGCGCTGGACAAGATTGCCTTCCTGCCATTTGGCCTGCTTGTGGACAAGTGGCGCTGGCAGGTATTCAACGGCGAGGTGGCGCCGGGGGATTACAACAAGGCCTGGTGGAAGCTGCGTGAAGAATATCAGGGCATCGAAGCGCCGGTGCAGCGCAGTGAGGCAAACTTTGATCCCGGTGCGAAGTATCACATTCCGGGCAATACGCCATATTCCCGTTACTTCCTCGCGCATATCCAGCAGTATCAGTTCCATCGTGCGCTGTGTGAGGCAGCGGGTGAAACTGGCCCGCTGCACCGCTGCTCCATTTTCAAAAATGATGCGGCAGGTAAAAAATTACGCAATATGCTCGCGATGGGTGCCAGCAAGCCCTGGCCGGATGCGATGGAAGCACTCACCGGGCAGCGTGAGCTGGACGCGTCAGCCATTGTCGACTATTTCCAGCCGCTGATGGCCTACCTGCAGGAGCAGAACAAAGACCGTCAATGCGGCTGGTAA
- a CDS encoding DUF3149 domain-containing protein: protein MDAMIDLFTSFSGLLSLGIIAFVCVMGGYFTRMALRKMREEQEKMCQANAKRPLKAA, encoded by the coding sequence ATGGACGCAATGATCGACCTTTTCACCAGTTTTTCCGGCTTATTGAGCCTGGGCATAATCGCATTTGTATGCGTGATGGGCGGATATTTCACCCGCATGGCCCTGAGGAAGATGAGAGAAGAGCAGGAAAAGATGTGTCAGGCCAACGCTAAACGCCCATTGAAAGCGGCATAA